The Medicago truncatula cultivar Jemalong A17 chromosome 7, MtrunA17r5.0-ANR, whole genome shotgun sequence genome includes the window aaacgaaaaacttaaaggacctttagatgcatttgacctacttattttagaaaacatttctCAATTTATCACGCCTTCGACAAATCATAACTTAAGTCTTTGAAAAATCCAATTTGGCATACTTTAAAAGAAGATTatgaaagtaatttaaatttgaacatTATTTATACAATGTGATTGGTCTacattatttatacaaaacgATTACCACCTCAAATGTTGTTTATCACGAAGTCTTTCGTACTGTATCTTGATAATTAAAGTTCAACCCAGTTATTATGTAGactaccatgttttttttttgttgctatcatTGTCGTACAAATGAACacgtttttaaatttttatatgataTCTATTAACTACATATGTTTACATTGTTGGGACTTATTCGTTCAACTTCTACTCGACCGCACGGGTTAAGAGTCtagtaataatattataaatgaaGTACATATCTGCTAGCAAAACCCTGTCCTAGCCCTTCATATTTTAACCTGTAGACACTTTTGGAGCCAAAACtctataattttaaaatgcCAAAACGACATCATTGCCCTTAAGCTGATAAGATCGACGGTGCACACTGCTCAAAGTTCTCAGTACCATTTCTTCCCACACGCTTCCTCTCTGtctctttcacaagcattgtgacattgtgattggtcaatgtcaccaatgtcacccaactctatgtcacccaagtgctactCCTCtgcatgtttaaaaaaaaacacgtttCCTCTCTACCTTTTATTCTTTTCTTCCTTTCTACTTCTACTCAATTGTCTGCCACACTCAATTGATTTTTGCAATAATAACCTGAAGCCAAAAGCTTTAGCTTTTAGGGGTTTATTCATTCATCTCTGCCGCCGCAATACATCAATGGTTTCCGAGAAGAAACTGGCGAACCCAATGAGGGAGATTAAGGTTCAGAAGCTCGTCCTCAACATCTCCGTCGGTGAGAGTGGAGATCGTCTCACCAGGGCTGCCAAGGTTTTCACCCCTCTTCTCACGggatctgttttttttttttttttaattcatttttatatattttttgtgttgtattttgaaaaatatataaaaatgaatctGTTTGTTGCCATCAATGATTTTGGTGATAAAGATATCACTTCTACTTCAGGATCTGCATGTGCATATAATATAATCTATGAAACACTAACATAGACACAAAATATTAATGCGGACACATATCAACACGATTAATAACTCgagaataatttatttgatgtgTATTGGTAAAAGTAACCATTAGAGGACTTTTATTAGGTTGCATTTTGAAACACTATAtggtttaatttatatttgtaatgGCCTTTACTGTTGTAATAGTtgattttcttatataaaaattcatttttgccGCATTGATTAATGATAATGTGAAGCctggatacgagatacgatacggatacgatactgcactgATACGTCGATAcgggaaaatttcaaaaatcaagatacgatacggctgggatacgttaataaaaaaattatataattaaatgtataatataattataactttttttttaatatgcaaatatattaacaaacacaagaaattagactcgtagcacattaacataaatataaataatattgacgattaaaaGAGTggtgattagtcaattacatacgcaAAATATACCAAAATGAGCACCATCAGTGTTATACATCAACgctatactatatccaaaaggaacattgttagtgctatattatatcgatccaaaaaagaagcactatatcCAAAGTTGAAAGAAGGCGAccattttggaagaaaaagttgaaaccctaattttttagaaaggggaagatgaaattgtttttgtggtgtggtgtggtgtgggtcgtactggcaccaaagaaagataaagaaaatgtatatatatatatatatatatatatattatagtaatatcatgtttttattcttatgtttttttttcttatttttcacaaaaaaaaacacagaaatcaaaataatataaaaaaaacacaagtatctgTGCGTATCAGGATGTATcggaaaattattttcttaaaaaataaaatttaatatttggatactctcccgatacgtatcgggaagtgtcgggcaggtatcggtgcatgatacgcaggggatacgatacgtcatccattttgaagtattggAGCTTCACAGATGATACATAATATTctagaataatttatttttcaaatttcttgATTTGATTGTAGTCAAATATATTGATTAATAGTCTATAACAGACCCGCACGATAGCACGGATCAAGAGTCCAGTTGTTAACTAAAACTAAAAGttgcttaaaaaataataaaaactaacggtaaatattaaaattacaacaacgatatcatattttttgttttttcaaacacGTTAAATACATGGAAATGGATCACGGTCTGCCATCTCTCATGCGCACAATCCAACGGCTGAAACTAAGAGGAAAAAAGTAAGTGGTCTAGAGAGAAGTGCTTCCTTGTCATAAATTcatgaaaattgcttttgacATATGTTATAAAGCTGAGAAACACCAGTAAAAGACGAAAAATGCTCCATCGACTGTTAACTACCGAAATAatgaaccggctgcagttaactctCGAAATtctttcggcagttaactgccgatgaaaaaaagaaaaaaaaacctcggCACTTAACTCGGATCTCAAAACTACAAATTTTGCATAGTATGAAGatgtttggtttcaattttcaattctcttttattgttttcggtttatttatttattctctacactttttagtcattttttttatacacatgATATTTTCATTATAACTTCCATTTGCTGCAATACCATCTGCTAAATTTTTGCTGCAAGTATATTTGATAAACTAATgaaatttgtagtttttttttttctttcttttttcgtcggcagttaactgtcgaaggaacttcggtagttaactgcagccggttcatTATTTCGGTAGTTGACTGTCGATGGGGCATTTTCGTTTTTTATTGGTGTTTCTCAGCCTTATAACATGTATCAAAAGCAATTCtctaatttcattttaaacacTTTCAAGGTTTCAAGGTTTTGTGCTTTTCTTCATCCCGTGTTATCTACTTTACCAAAAACACTACTGAATCAAACTCACTCAATTAACCTTCTATCAAAACCACCTCCAAAATTCCACAAAACTGCACATTTTTTCAAGAACTCTTTAAATCCCTCTTTCTCTAACCATTCAATCATCGTGGATACTAACAACAGTAAAAAGCTGAGAGAAAAAGTGATGCACATTTTGTAATATCTCCTCTTTTTCACTGAGCAACAATAACAGAAGGAAGTTGGACAGATTTTGTAATCACCGTCGACACCGCCCTCGACCTTTCACTGCTCCTAAATACATCAATTCTCTCAATGTCATTACCAATGAAGATTTTAAAATTCTTCTGTTTCATTAATCTTCTCTCTAACTTCATCTTATCATCATCTTTAGCAGTTGATCCTTATTCACAAGCACTCCTAAGTCTAAAATCTGAGTTTATAGATGATAATAATAGCTTGCATGACTGGGTTGTGCCCTTTGGAGCAAACTTAATTGAAAGTGGAAGCTCCTATGCATGCTCTTGGTCTGGGATCAAGTGTAACAATAACTCAATTGTAACTTCCATAGACCTTTCCATGAAGAAACTAGGTGGTGTACTATCAGGTAACCAATTCAGTGTGTTCACAGAGGTTAATAATTTCAACATGAGTTATAATCTCTTCTCTGGGAAACTTCCACCAGAAATTTTCAACATCACAGGCTTGAAAAGCTTAGATATAAGCAGAAACAATTTTTCCGGTCAGTTCCCAAAAGGAATttctaaactaaaaaatttgGTTGTACTTGATGCCATTAGCAACAGCTTTTCAGGTCAATTACCTGCTGAATTTTCAGAATTGGAAAATCTTAAGATTCTCAACCTAGTTGAAAATTCCTTCAGTGGAAGCATTCCATTTGAATATGGTTCTTTCAGAAACCTTGAGTTTCTTCTTCTAGCTGAAAATTCTCTCACAGGAAGTATACCACCAGAACTTGGTAACCTCAAAACAGTGACTCACATGGAAATTGGCTCCAATTCTTACCAGGGTTTCATTCCTCCTCAACTAGGTAACATGAGCCAACTTCAGTATCTTGACATTGCAGGTGCAAATCTATATGGTCCTATTCCAAAGGAACTTTCAAATCTCACCAATTTGCAATCACTTTTTCTGTTCCTAAACCAGCTAACAGGATTAATACCAAATGAGTTCAGCAAATTTAAAAAACTCACATATTTAGATCTCTCTGAAAATTTCCTTTCAGGGTCCATTCCTGAAAGCTTTTCAGAGCTAAAAAGCTTAAGATTTTTTTGTCTTATGACCAATAACATGAGTGGCACTGTTCCAGAAGCCATTGCAGAACTACCATCCTTAGAATCTCTTCTCATTTGGGACAATCAATTCTCTGGATCACTCCCAAAGAGTTTAGGCAAAAACTCCAAACTCAAGTGGGTGGATGTCTCCACAAACAACTTCAGTGGTAGCATACCGTCAGATGTTTGTCTTAGTGGAGTGCTATTTAAGCTTATCCTGTTTTCAAACAAATTCACAGGTAGTCTTTTTTCGATCTCGAAATGTTCTTCCCTTGTCCGTCTTTGCATAGAAGATAATTCATTCTCAGGAGAGATTCCTTTAAAATTCAGCCATCTTCCTCATATTGCATATGTTGATTTGTCAAAGAACAATTTTGTTGGTGGGATTCCTTTAGATATTTCTCTAGCT containing:
- the LOC120576822 gene encoding leucine-rich repeat receptor-like protein kinase TDR isoform X1, yielding MSLPMKILKFFCFINLLSNFILSSSLAVDPYSQALLSLKSEFIDDNNSLHDWVVPFGANLIESGSSYACSWSGIKCNNNSIVTSIDLSMKKLGGVLSGNQFSVFTEVNNFNMSYNLFSGKLPPEIFNITGLKSLDISRNNFSGQFPKGISKLKNLVVLDAISNSFSGQLPAEFSELENLKILNLVENSFSGSIPFEYGSFRNLEFLLLAENSLTGSIPPELGNLKTVTHMEIGSNSYQGFIPPQLGNMSQLQYLDIAGANLYGPIPKELSNLTNLQSLFLFLNQLTGLIPNEFSKFKKLTYLDLSENFLSGSIPESFSELKSLRFFCLMTNNMSGTVPEAIAELPSLESLLIWDNQFSGSLPKSLGKNSKLKWVDVSTNNFSGSIPSDVCLSGVLFKLILFSNKFTGSLFSISKCSSLVRLCIEDNSFSGEIPLKFSHLPHIAYVDLSKNNFVGGIPLDISLATRLEYFNVSYNMKLGGNIPSQIWSMPQVQNFSASSCGLLGNLPSFESCKSISTIDLGRNNLYGTIPKSVSKCHALVAIKLSENNLTGQIPEELANIHILEIVDLSNNKFNGLIPEKFSSSSSLLLLNVSFNNISGSTPKGKSFTLMDSSAFVGNSELCGVPFRPCIKSVGLLGSIGIWKITHTVLLSAGLLINLLILGFGILHF
- the LOC120576822 gene encoding leucine-rich repeat receptor-like protein kinase TDR isoform X2 — encoded protein: MSLPMKILKFFCFINLLSNFILSSSLAVDPYSQALLSLKSEFIDDNNSLHDWVVPFGANLIESGSSYACSWSGIKCNNNSIVTSIDLSMKKLGGVLSGQLPAEFSELENLKILNLVENSFSGSIPFEYGSFRNLEFLLLAENSLTGSIPPELGNLKTVTHMEIGSNSYQGFIPPQLGNMSQLQYLDIAGANLYGPIPKELSNLTNLQSLFLFLNQLTGLIPNEFSKFKKLTYLDLSENFLSGSIPESFSELKSLRFFCLMTNNMSGTVPEAIAELPSLESLLIWDNQFSGSLPKSLGKNSKLKWVDVSTNNFSGSIPSDVCLSGVLFKLILFSNKFTGSLFSISKCSSLVRLCIEDNSFSGEIPLKFSHLPHIAYVDLSKNNFVGGIPLDISLATRLEYFNVSYNMKLGGNIPSQIWSMPQVQNFSASSCGLLGNLPSFESCKSISTIDLGRNNLYGTIPKSVSKCHALVAIKLSENNLTGQIPEELANIHILEIVDLSNNKFNGLIPEKFSSSSSLLLLNVSFNNISGSTPKGKSFTLMDSSAFVGNSELCGVPFRPCIKSVGLLGSIGIWKITHTVLLSAGLLINLLILGFGILHF